One genomic region from Argentina anserina chromosome 2, drPotAnse1.1, whole genome shotgun sequence encodes:
- the LOC126784954 gene encoding eugenol synthase 2-like: MADPRKSKVLVIGGTGYIGKFIVEASAKANHPTFALVRETTVNDPAKGKLIQSFKNLGVTLLYGDIDEHEGLVKVIKKVDVVISTVGIPAAPDQTKIIAAIKEAGNVKRFFPSEFGSDVDLIHDIVEPAKSFFASKAQIRRAIEAEGIPYTYVTSNCFAGYFLPSLVQPNATSPPRDKVFILGDGNPKAIFVKEEDIGTYTIRAVDDSRTLNKVLYLKPPRNIYSMNELVALWEKKIGKLLEKVYVPEQKLLDDIIATPFPENLIMGIYHSVFVKGDLTNFDIEPSLGVEASELYPDVDYTTVEDYLQQFV, translated from the exons ATGGCCGATCCTCGGAAAAGCAAGGTTTTGGTAATCGGAGGCACCGGCTACATCGGCAAGTTCATCGTTGAAGCGAGCGCAAAGGCTAACCATCCCACCTTTGCTCTTGTTAGAGAGACCACAGTCAATGACCCTGCCAAGGGAAAACTTATTCAAAGTTTCAAGAACTTGGGAGTCACTTTGctctat GGAGATATTGATGAGCACGAGGGTCTGGTGAAGGTGATCAAAAAGGTGGACGTGGTGATATCAACAGTGGGCATTCCAGCGGCACCAGATCAAACTAAGATCATTGCTGCCATTAAAGAAGCTGGTAATGTCAAG AGATTCTTCCCATCGGAGTTTGGAAGCGATGTGGATCTTATACATGACATAGTTGAGCCGGCCAAATCTTTTTTTGCGAGCAAAGCGCAAATCCGGCGAGCTATAGAGGCCGAGGGGATACCCTACACATATGTCACCAGCAACTGCTTCGCCGGCTATTTTCTACCCTCATTGGTACAGCCAAATGCTACTTCTCCACCCAGAGACAAAGTCTTCATCCTAGGGGATGGAAATCCAAAGG CTATCTTTGTCAAGGAAGAGGACATTGGCACCTATACAATCCGAGCAGTTGATGACTCAAGAACACTGAACAAGGTTCTCTACCTCAAGCCGCCTCGAAACATCTACTCCATGAATGAACTGGTTGCCTTGTGGGAGAAGAAAATTGGCAAACTACTTGAGAAGGTCTATGTTCCAGAGCAAAAACTCCTCGACGACATTATAG CGACCCCATTTCCAGAAAATTTGATAATGGGAATCTACCACTCTGTGTTTGTGAAAGGAGATCTTACCAACTTCGACATTGAGCCATCGTTGGGAGTTGAAGCTTCCGAGCTGTACCCGGATGTTGATTACACCACTGTGGAGGATTACCTCCAGCAATTTGTTTAA